The Lentimicrobium sp. L6 region GAATTAGGTTGTTCAGGTATTGATAGCATTAGTGGTTTCAACGTTTTCGACAAACCAATTGCTGACTTTGGATATTACCCTGAAGACCCAAGTATTAGAGAGCCTGAAGTTTATTTTAATGATAGAAGTATGGGTACAGTTTCACCTGTAGAATACTATCATTGGGATTTTGGTGACAATAATGATACCATTGGCTTAGACCCAATGCATATTTATCAAGATACTGGAAGCTTTAGAGTTTTATTAACTATCCAAGATCAGAATGGATGTGTGGATACTATATCTAATACCTTATTCGTTGATCCGGTATTCTCATTCTATATGCCAAATGCTTTTTCACCAAACGATAATGGATTGAATGATGCGTTTGGGCCAGTAGGTTCCTATTTCCAAGGTACTGATTATGAGTTTTTAATATATAGCCGTTGGGGAGAGTTATTATTTGAGACTAAAGATCCATTGGAGCATTGGAAAGGTGATTTCCAAACGTCATCAAAAGAGCAAGCACCTTTGGGAGTTTATTCTTGGATTATTAGAGTAAAGGATTCGTTTAATAATGAGCATCTATATAAAGGGATAGTCACATTAGTGAGATAATTTTTGCACGGCCTGATATTTATCAGGCCGTTTTTTTACATTTGCAAAAAAAATACTCATGAACGCTGGATATACAGATTTATTCACAGTCGCTTTATTATACTTCACAAGCTTTTTTAGTTTGATTAATCCTTTGGGATCCATGCCAGTATTTCTGACCATGACAGCGAACTTGAATAAAAAGGAGAGGGCAAGAACGGCATTGAAAGCTGTTATTACTGCTTTTATTACTTTATTAATATTTGCTTTTGGAGGACAAATGCTATTTCAGTTTTTTGGTATATCTGTAGATAGTTTTAGAGTTGTCGGTGGAATTATATTCTTTATGATGGGTTATGATATGTTAAACGCTCGTTTGAGTTCTTTGAAAAGCATAAATCCCAATGAAGTAAAGGAATATGTAGATGATATAGCGGTAACTCCCCTTGGAATACCTATGATTGCTGGACCTGGGGCAATTACAAACTCTATTGTATTGATGCAAGATTCTGATACGCTTATGCTAAAGGCTATTCTAATAGGGACAATTATAATAACCATGCTATTAACTCTAGTTATTTATATCAGTGGTGGAACGATTATTAAATTCCTTGGGGAGACTGGGAATAAAATTATGCTGAAGTTAATGGGATTGATAGTGATGGTTATTGCGGTTGAGTTTTTCTTTGCAGGGTTAACACCAATTATTCAGGGGATTCTCAAAATTCAATAATCGAATGTGTTATTTCTCTGTTCCTAACTTTTGTGCAGGAGTGAGTTCCTGAACCCATGAGTTATCATATAATTTCCAATCCTGAAAACTTTTCAGTTGAGATAGAGGGATTTTTCCATCGATATATTTGGCTAATAATTTGAAATGCATTGGTTTTTCCTTTTTAAGAATCATTAGAGTCGTATTGACTGAAGATTTCATGGCAATTAAAATCCCGCCACCTAAATCAGCCCAATGACCACTTTGATAAAGGTTTTTATAGGGTGTTTTATAGGAAGCTACATTGGCTTGCATATTTTTCTTACCAGGCTTTTGTCCCATCATGCTACCATTTCTATTTCCAGTATATCTGAGCAGTGTAATAGGAGTGGCTACATCCAAATATTCAATATGATCTCTAATATTAGGTGCAATGGAATCTCTAACTCTATCTATTAAAATATTGGCATATTCAGCTTTCAAATCTCTATAAGCTTTTGT contains the following coding sequences:
- a CDS encoding MarC family protein, with product MNAGYTDLFTVALLYFTSFFSLINPLGSMPVFLTMTANLNKKERARTALKAVITAFITLLIFAFGGQMLFQFFGISVDSFRVVGGIIFFMMGYDMLNARLSSLKSINPNEVKEYVDDIAVTPLGIPMIAGPGAITNSIVLMQDSDTLMLKAILIGTIIITMLLTLVIYISGGTIIKFLGETGNKIMLKLMGLIVMVIAVEFFFAGLTPIIQGILKIQ